A window of the Nocardia sp. NBC_01329 genome harbors these coding sequences:
- a CDS encoding VTT domain-containing protein yields MHLLTETWLKNAVLPAILVIVFIETGLLFPLLPGDSLLFTGGLLAAQPNPPVSIWVLVPAVVFIAFAGDQCGYWIGRAIGPALFTKEDTRFFKKSYITETHEFFEKHGPKTIILARFVPIVRTFMPVLAGVSKMSYQRYVAFDIVGAVAWGGGVTVLGYFLGNVAFIRDHVEAIFLLIVFISILPGISAIAKKLLGRKAAGTTADGRLTSTAELPAMDLPTQVDSTMPLPVVPNRPVGANDSPVR; encoded by the coding sequence ATGCACCTGTTGACCGAGACCTGGCTGAAGAACGCGGTGCTACCGGCCATTCTGGTAATCGTCTTCATCGAGACCGGCCTGCTGTTCCCACTACTCCCCGGCGATTCGCTGCTTTTCACAGGCGGCCTGCTGGCCGCGCAGCCCAATCCGCCGGTATCGATCTGGGTGCTGGTTCCGGCCGTCGTCTTCATCGCGTTCGCCGGCGACCAGTGCGGGTACTGGATCGGCCGGGCCATAGGTCCCGCGTTGTTCACCAAAGAGGACACACGCTTCTTCAAGAAGAGCTACATCACCGAAACGCACGAATTCTTCGAGAAGCACGGCCCCAAAACGATTATCTTGGCCCGATTCGTCCCGATCGTCCGGACTTTCATGCCGGTGCTGGCCGGGGTCTCCAAGATGAGTTACCAGCGCTATGTCGCATTCGATATCGTCGGCGCGGTCGCTTGGGGTGGCGGTGTGACCGTTCTCGGCTACTTCCTCGGCAATGTCGCCTTCATCCGCGACCATGTCGAGGCCATTTTCTTGCTCATCGTGTTCATCTCGATCCTGCCGGGCATCAGCGCGATCGCCAAGAAACTGCTCGGGCGCAAGGCCGCGGGCACCACGGCCGACGGCCGCCTCACTTCGACCGCGGAACTCCCGGCCATGGATCTGCCCACCCAGGTCGACAGCACCATGCCCCTGCCGGTGGTGCCGAACAGGCCGGTCGGCGCGAACGATTCTCCCGTTCGGTAA
- a CDS encoding beta-ketoacyl-ACP synthase 3, which yields MVSIAGKKGHDNVAMLGIGAYRPTRVVSNDEVCEVLDSTDEWIFERSGIRNRRWISGEESLRSISVAAGRRALRNSGVDPSRIGALILATSSWPMLTPHGAPIVASDLGMNGIAAFDLTSGCGGFGYGLGVATDMIRAGSAEYVLLIGAETMTIGIDPTDRGTAFIFGDGAGAVVIGPSEENGISPTVWGSDGENAEAIKQDINFVDYMQRAQDLQGTDPKVEPVGRMALRMKGPRVFRWAAVTLPRALSTALDVAGVSKEDIEVFIPHQANARINELMKKNLGLADEIPMAGDIENTGNTSAASIPLAMEEMLATGKAKGGQLALLLGFGAGLSYAGQVVILPPAPAESSL from the coding sequence GTGGTGAGCATTGCCGGCAAGAAGGGGCACGACAACGTAGCAATGCTCGGAATCGGTGCCTACCGGCCGACGCGCGTGGTCAGCAATGACGAGGTGTGCGAGGTCCTGGATTCCACCGATGAATGGATCTTCGAACGCAGCGGTATCCGCAACCGGCGCTGGATCAGCGGCGAAGAATCGCTGCGGTCCATCTCGGTGGCCGCGGGCCGCCGCGCCCTGCGCAACAGTGGTGTGGATCCCTCGCGCATCGGCGCCCTCATCCTGGCGACCTCCAGCTGGCCGATGCTCACCCCGCACGGCGCCCCGATCGTCGCCAGCGATCTGGGGATGAACGGTATCGCCGCCTTCGACCTGACCTCAGGATGCGGTGGTTTCGGCTATGGCCTCGGCGTCGCGACCGATATGATCCGCGCCGGATCCGCCGAATACGTGCTGCTCATCGGGGCCGAAACCATGACCATCGGGATCGACCCGACCGACCGCGGTACGGCGTTCATCTTCGGTGACGGCGCCGGCGCGGTGGTGATCGGGCCGAGCGAGGAGAACGGTATCTCGCCCACGGTCTGGGGCAGCGACGGCGAGAACGCCGAGGCGATCAAACAGGACATCAATTTCGTCGACTACATGCAGCGGGCCCAGGACCTGCAGGGCACCGATCCGAAAGTGGAACCGGTCGGCCGGATGGCACTGCGGATGAAAGGCCCGCGGGTCTTCCGCTGGGCAGCGGTCACCCTGCCGCGCGCGCTGTCCACCGCGCTCGATGTGGCCGGGGTATCCAAGGAGGATATCGAGGTCTTCATCCCGCACCAGGCCAATGCCCGGATCAACGAGCTGATGAAGAAGAACCTGGGCCTGGCCGACGAAATCCCCATGGCGGGCGATATCGAGAACACCGGCAACACCTCCGCGGCCTCGATTCCGCTGGCCATGGAGGAGATGCTGGCCACCGGTAAGGCCAAGGGCGGTCAGCTGGCGTTGCTGCTCGGTTTCGGTGCCGGGTTGAGCTATGCGGGTCAGGTGGTCATCCTGCCGCCGGCGCCCGCCGAGTCGAGTCTGTAG
- a CDS encoding DUF5666 domain-containing protein produces MTNPNDPWARRPDDDPTQHLGQPGESATEKLSTGYGQAGYGESTTAYPGNDPYGGWGPGPNPTREMPAYPGGAYESPWGGYGPPGQVPPGQAPPGPPRPPKKNGMWIGVVVAVIVLIGLAGIAAGMLFGGDDSDTTASDTTTSSRPTGRGLPADPGDSGPGIPGLPGAPDLPDTGDAEAGGTTMGTISANSGGTLTISTLTGSEVTVHTTASTQVISLAGTTVDALPTGDLVIVQGQKSPDGSIQADVIISTALEGGGR; encoded by the coding sequence ATGACCAACCCGAACGATCCCTGGGCGAGGCGGCCGGACGACGATCCGACGCAGCACCTGGGTCAGCCGGGCGAATCGGCCACCGAGAAGCTGTCCACCGGCTACGGCCAGGCAGGTTACGGAGAGTCGACGACGGCGTATCCGGGCAACGATCCCTACGGCGGCTGGGGGCCGGGTCCGAACCCTACCCGGGAGATGCCGGCCTATCCGGGCGGTGCCTATGAGAGTCCGTGGGGTGGTTACGGGCCGCCGGGGCAGGTGCCACCCGGTCAGGCGCCGCCGGGGCCGCCCCGCCCGCCGAAGAAGAACGGGATGTGGATCGGCGTCGTGGTCGCGGTGATCGTGTTGATCGGGCTCGCCGGTATCGCTGCGGGGATGCTCTTCGGCGGCGACGACTCCGATACCACCGCGAGTGACACCACGACCAGCAGCCGCCCGACGGGTCGCGGGCTGCCGGCCGATCCGGGTGATTCGGGGCCCGGGATCCCGGGCTTGCCCGGTGCGCCGGATCTGCCCGATACCGGAGACGCGGAGGCCGGTGGCACCACCATGGGCACTATCAGCGCCAACTCCGGCGGTACTCTGACCATCAGCACGCTCACCGGTAGCGAGGTCACGGTGCACACCACCGCGTCCACCCAGGTGATTTCGCTGGCCGGGACCACTGTCGACGCTCTGCCGACCGGGGACCTGGTGATCGTGCAGGGCCAGAAGAGCCCGGACGGATCAATCCAGGCCGATGTCATCATCAGTACTGCCCTCGAAGGGGGCGGCCGATGA
- a CDS encoding DUF4190 domain-containing protein, giving the protein MSYPPPAYGYPAYGPPPEHPQATTVLILGIVGMMFCQICAPFAWILGRRALNEIDASGGTVGGRSNVMVGYVLGIIGSVLLILMVLGIIAYIVLIVVLVGSSSA; this is encoded by the coding sequence ATGAGCTACCCGCCGCCCGCGTACGGATACCCGGCGTACGGCCCGCCACCCGAACACCCGCAAGCGACCACGGTGCTGATCCTCGGCATTGTCGGGATGATGTTCTGCCAGATCTGTGCCCCGTTCGCATGGATTCTGGGACGCCGGGCGCTCAACGAGATCGACGCGTCCGGTGGCACCGTCGGCGGCCGCAGCAATGTGATGGTGGGCTACGTACTGGGCATCATCGGCTCGGTGCTGCTGATCCTGATGGTGCTCGGAATCATCGCCTACATCGTGCTCATCGTCGTACTGGTGGGTTCCAGCTCTGCGTAG
- a CDS encoding DedA family protein has translation MVSAQAMPHAMGSFEPLISAGPALVWTVVLTFVFLECAFILGLFLPGDSMLLTAGIVMASHAAGETQVWLLAMGAMGAAVAGNQVGYTVGRRTGHRLVARKNGRYINTHNLTRVADLLERHGFVAVLIARWIPWVRTLCPMVAGAAGMDQRRYTVASTIGAIIWAPVLLLMGYYAGGFIQQISWLMPIVIGTLVVCLIVGTIVGIRQYRQEMSQPVEDFDLDSAGADADTMPLPGLGRAHHPPGHHPGTAHDHLGLQPGRGDHMSGFHEHPTRELYR, from the coding sequence GTGGTGAGCGCCCAGGCCATGCCCCATGCGATGGGCAGCTTCGAACCCCTGATCTCCGCCGGGCCGGCGCTGGTCTGGACGGTCGTTCTCACCTTCGTCTTCCTGGAATGCGCGTTCATTCTCGGACTGTTCCTGCCCGGCGATTCGATGCTGCTCACGGCGGGCATCGTGATGGCCTCCCACGCCGCCGGGGAAACCCAGGTGTGGCTACTGGCGATGGGCGCGATGGGCGCCGCCGTCGCGGGCAACCAGGTGGGCTATACGGTCGGGCGAAGAACCGGCCACCGGCTCGTGGCCCGGAAGAACGGGCGCTATATCAATACCCACAACCTGACGAGGGTGGCCGATCTACTGGAGCGGCACGGCTTCGTGGCCGTACTGATCGCGCGGTGGATCCCCTGGGTGCGGACGCTCTGCCCGATGGTGGCCGGAGCAGCCGGGATGGACCAACGGCGCTACACCGTCGCCAGCACCATCGGCGCCATCATCTGGGCGCCGGTGCTGCTGCTGATGGGTTACTACGCCGGTGGCTTCATCCAGCAGATCTCCTGGCTCATGCCGATCGTGATCGGGACGCTGGTGGTGTGCCTGATCGTGGGCACGATCGTCGGTATCCGGCAGTACCGGCAGGAGATGTCCCAGCCGGTCGAGGACTTCGATCTCGATTCCGCCGGAGCCGACGCCGACACCATGCCGCTACCCGGCCTGGGCCGCGCGCACCATCCACCTGGTCATCACCCCGGCACCGCGCACGACCACCTCGGATTACAGCCCGGCCGCGGTGACCATATGAGCGGCTTCCATGAGCATCCAACCCGAGAGCTGTACCGATAG
- a CDS encoding glycoside hydrolase family 76 protein, whose product MTPPSDDLDVPRRSAGQQRRPQGDPASRWSERADRAEAAIVSRHLRPVWLLPGTALGVVGWPSIRRERFFLTWHYWWQAHLIDCAVDAANRAPTIERRKRVATLARSHRLRNISGWPNRYYDDMAWLAIALERAARIHDNGEAVGALGPLEQKLYTGWNPAVGGGVPWRVGSDFYNAPANGPAGIALARLGRYERAAEIAGWIDETLRDPETGLIFDGIHLPARDLERPIYSYCQGVVLGLETELAVHTGDFGHLDRVHRLLDAVEDHLTIEGVVRGGTGGDGGLFNGILIRYLALVALMLPGNEHEQLADRRTAARIVKESAAAAWENRLDVEGEPLFGHDWTVSAELPSGSGGAGGLTSNGAVSSSRVPARDLSVQLSGWMLMEAAHMVTAAGL is encoded by the coding sequence ATGACCCCGCCCAGCGACGATCTCGACGTTCCCCGGCGCTCGGCCGGGCAACAGCGCAGGCCGCAGGGCGACCCCGCGAGCCGTTGGTCCGAGCGGGCCGACCGGGCCGAGGCCGCGATCGTATCCCGCCATCTGCGGCCGGTCTGGCTGTTGCCGGGTACCGCGCTCGGGGTGGTGGGCTGGCCGTCGATCCGGCGCGAGCGGTTCTTCCTCACCTGGCACTACTGGTGGCAGGCCCACCTCATCGACTGCGCTGTCGACGCCGCCAACCGGGCGCCGACCATCGAACGCCGCAAACGGGTGGCGACCCTGGCTCGTTCGCATCGGCTCCGCAATATATCCGGGTGGCCCAACCGGTACTACGACGATATGGCCTGGCTGGCCATCGCCCTGGAACGCGCGGCCCGCATCCACGACAACGGGGAAGCCGTCGGCGCGCTGGGCCCGCTGGAGCAGAAGCTGTACACGGGGTGGAACCCGGCGGTCGGCGGTGGAGTTCCCTGGCGGGTCGGGTCGGATTTCTACAACGCACCGGCCAATGGTCCGGCCGGTATCGCACTGGCCCGGCTCGGCCGCTACGAGCGGGCGGCCGAGATCGCGGGCTGGATCGACGAGACGCTGCGTGATCCGGAGACCGGGCTGATCTTCGACGGTATCCATCTCCCCGCCCGGGATCTGGAACGACCGATCTACAGCTACTGCCAAGGCGTGGTGCTCGGTCTGGAGACCGAACTCGCGGTACACACCGGTGATTTCGGACACCTCGACCGCGTGCACCGGCTGCTGGACGCGGTGGAAGACCATCTGACCATCGAAGGGGTGGTGCGTGGCGGTACCGGCGGGGACGGTGGCCTGTTCAACGGGATCCTCATCCGCTACCTCGCGCTGGTCGCGCTCATGTTGCCCGGGAACGAACACGAACAACTCGCCGACCGGCGTACGGCGGCGCGGATCGTGAAGGAGTCGGCGGCCGCAGCGTGGGAGAACCGGCTCGATGTCGAGGGCGAACCGCTGTTCGGCCACGACTGGACCGTATCCGCCGAGCTGCCCAGCGGCAGCGGTGGCGCCGGTGGGCTCACCTCGAACGGCGCGGTCAGTTCCTCGCGGGTACCCGCACGCGACCTATCGGTACAGCTCTCGGGTTGGATGCTCATGGAAGCCGCTCATATGGTCACCGCGGCCGGGCTGTAA
- a CDS encoding adenylosuccinate synthase, with amino-acid sequence MPAIVLIGAQWGDEGKGKATDLLGGRVQWVVRYQGGNNAGHTVVLPNGDNFALHLIPSGILTPGVKNVIGNGVVVDPGVLLDELAGLEDRGVDTSGLLLSADAHLIMPYHVAIDKVTERFLGNNKIGTTGRGIGPCYQDKVARVGVRVADVLDEKILTQKVEAALEFKNQVLVKIYNRRALDPQQVVEEVLSQAEKFAHRISDTRLELNLALERDETVLLEGSQGTLLDVDHGTYPYVTSSNPTAGGAAVGAGVGPNQIGTVLGILKCYTTRVGSGPFPTELFDESGAYLAKTGGEVGVTTGRARRCGWFDAVIARYATRVNGITDYFLTKLDVLSSLDRVPICVAYEVDGERVEQMPTTQTGFHHAKPIFEEMPGWWEDISGARTFEELPANARAYVLRLEELSGARISCIGVGPGRDETIVRHDILG; translated from the coding sequence ATGCCGGCAATCGTCCTCATCGGCGCCCAGTGGGGTGACGAGGGCAAGGGCAAAGCCACCGACCTACTCGGCGGCCGCGTGCAGTGGGTGGTGCGGTACCAGGGCGGTAACAACGCCGGTCATACCGTGGTGCTGCCCAACGGCGACAATTTCGCACTACACCTCATTCCGTCCGGCATCCTGACCCCCGGCGTGAAGAATGTCATCGGCAACGGTGTGGTCGTCGACCCCGGTGTGCTGCTCGACGAGCTCGCCGGCCTGGAGGATCGGGGTGTCGACACCTCGGGCCTGCTGCTGTCCGCCGACGCGCATCTGATCATGCCTTACCACGTGGCCATCGATAAGGTCACCGAGCGGTTCCTCGGTAACAACAAGATCGGCACCACCGGCCGCGGTATCGGCCCCTGCTACCAGGACAAGGTCGCGCGAGTCGGCGTGCGGGTCGCTGATGTGCTCGACGAGAAGATCCTCACCCAGAAGGTGGAGGCGGCGCTCGAATTCAAGAACCAGGTGCTGGTCAAGATCTACAACCGGCGCGCCTTGGACCCTCAGCAGGTGGTCGAGGAGGTGCTGAGCCAGGCCGAGAAGTTCGCGCACCGCATCAGCGATACCCGGCTGGAACTGAACCTGGCCCTCGAACGCGACGAGACCGTCCTGCTCGAGGGGTCGCAGGGCACGCTGCTCGACGTGGACCACGGCACCTATCCGTATGTCACCTCGTCGAATCCGACCGCCGGTGGCGCCGCGGTCGGCGCGGGTGTCGGGCCAAACCAGATCGGCACCGTGCTGGGCATCCTGAAGTGCTACACCACCCGCGTCGGCTCGGGCCCGTTCCCGACCGAACTGTTCGACGAATCAGGCGCCTATCTGGCCAAGACGGGCGGGGAGGTCGGCGTCACCACCGGGCGGGCCCGGCGTTGCGGCTGGTTCGACGCGGTCATCGCCCGCTATGCCACCCGGGTCAACGGCATCACCGACTACTTCCTCACCAAACTCGACGTGCTCTCCAGCCTCGATCGGGTGCCGATCTGCGTGGCCTACGAGGTGGACGGCGAACGGGTCGAGCAGATGCCGACCACGCAGACCGGGTTCCACCATGCCAAGCCGATCTTCGAGGAGATGCCCGGCTGGTGGGAGGATATCTCCGGCGCGCGTACTTTCGAGGAGCTGCCGGCCAATGCCCGGGCCTATGTGCTCCGGCTCGAGGAATTGTCGGGCGCCCGGATCTCCTGTATCGGAGTGGGCCCGGGTCGCGACGAGACCATCGTCCGCCACGACATCCTCGGCTGA
- a CDS encoding BTAD domain-containing putative transcriptional regulator — MILDLRVLGPVRLLVGGEPVPVGGPKPRALLAALAVNRRRAVSSSTLADMVWNEEPPDAYAASLQVFVSNTRKALRNSGVDPAGVLRTESSGYRLEIADDACDLGRFEAARDAGTRAAGAGDHASASRLFSTALREWNGRALSDLTGLGFADSFATAMEEERLLAVSARFDAEIACGRATAVIGELVALTNEHPLREPLWGQLITALYLSERHADALEACRRVRTVLAAELGIDPGPALVELERRVLRQEPLSTVEMKSVEQMAAAMTDTVTEVPRTVRSGRLRLPDGRTVIIAHGGFRIGRMTDNDLILDDPKASRYHAQIKLGRAGLLLEDLDSANGVFVNEQPIDSALLADGDSIRIGGTVLGFQAVR, encoded by the coding sequence ATGATTCTCGATCTCCGTGTGCTGGGGCCCGTCCGGTTACTGGTCGGCGGTGAGCCGGTGCCGGTCGGTGGGCCCAAACCGCGGGCGCTGCTGGCGGCGCTCGCGGTGAACCGCCGCCGGGCGGTGTCCTCGTCGACCTTGGCCGATATGGTCTGGAACGAGGAGCCGCCGGACGCGTACGCGGCCAGCCTGCAGGTATTCGTCTCGAATACCCGCAAGGCGCTCCGTAATTCCGGCGTCGACCCAGCGGGTGTGCTGCGCACGGAATCCTCGGGATATCGACTCGAGATCGCCGACGACGCGTGTGACCTGGGCCGGTTCGAAGCTGCCCGGGACGCCGGCACCCGAGCCGCGGGCGCCGGCGATCACGCGTCCGCTTCCCGGTTGTTCAGCACCGCCCTGCGCGAATGGAACGGGCGGGCGCTGTCCGACCTCACCGGACTCGGCTTCGCCGACAGCTTCGCCACCGCGATGGAGGAAGAGCGGCTGCTGGCGGTTTCGGCGCGGTTCGACGCGGAGATCGCCTGCGGCCGGGCAACCGCCGTGATCGGTGAACTGGTCGCACTCACCAACGAGCATCCGCTGCGAGAACCGCTGTGGGGGCAGCTCATCACCGCGCTGTATCTGTCCGAACGGCATGCCGACGCGTTGGAGGCGTGCCGGCGGGTGCGCACGGTACTCGCCGCCGAACTCGGTATCGACCCCGGCCCGGCCCTGGTCGAACTGGAGCGGCGGGTCCTGCGTCAGGAGCCGCTGAGCACCGTCGAGATGAAAAGCGTCGAGCAGATGGCCGCGGCGATGACCGATACGGTCACCGAGGTGCCGCGGACGGTGCGCAGCGGCCGGCTCCGGCTACCGGACGGGCGGACGGTGATAATCGCCCACGGTGGTTTCCGGATCGGCCGGATGACCGACAACGATCTGATTCTCGACGATCCGAAGGCCAGCCGCTATCACGCCCAGATCAAACTGGGCCGGGCCGGACTGCTGCTCGAGGACCTGGATTCGGCGAACGGTGTCTTCGTCAACGAGCAGCCGATCGATTCCGCGCTGCTCGCCGACGGTGATTCGATCCGGATCGGCGGCACTGTGCTGGGCTTCCAGGCCGTCCGCTGA
- a CDS encoding lysoplasmalogenase: MRALRVGFVAAATVTVAGALTGRERWQWAAKPLMMPLLAADIATSGADIAPGDRALLLSSLGAATVGDVLLIDPDDDRRLIAGASSFAVMQTGYAVLWWRHGARPALAVALPRVLAWAGAAALLRAKAPVLAAPLSAYGATLGSAAVLASDPALAPDADSVAGLNIPGADPRSRLGVGALLFTVSDGLIVLRRLFARGERSRRVIEGVILATYGAAQFLLADPGAHIRDRTGAAGHERISAGRSRSRPDTIHP; the protein is encoded by the coding sequence ATGCGTGCGCTGCGGGTCGGGTTCGTCGCCGCCGCCACGGTGACGGTGGCGGGTGCGCTGACCGGTCGCGAGCGCTGGCAGTGGGCGGCCAAACCGCTGATGATGCCGCTGCTCGCGGCCGATATCGCCACCAGTGGTGCCGATATCGCCCCCGGTGACCGGGCCCTGCTGTTGAGTTCACTCGGCGCCGCCACGGTCGGGGATGTGCTGCTCATCGACCCCGACGACGATCGTCGGCTCATCGCCGGGGCTTCGTCGTTCGCCGTGATGCAAACGGGGTACGCGGTGCTGTGGTGGCGTCACGGTGCGCGCCCGGCGCTCGCGGTGGCGCTGCCGCGGGTGCTGGCCTGGGCGGGTGCCGCCGCGTTGCTGCGTGCCAAGGCTCCGGTGCTCGCGGCACCGCTGAGCGCCTATGGTGCGACACTGGGCAGCGCGGCCGTGCTGGCCTCCGATCCGGCACTTGCCCCGGACGCAGACAGTGTTGCGGGGCTGAACATTCCGGGCGCCGATCCGCGCAGTCGCCTGGGAGTGGGTGCGCTGCTGTTCACGGTGTCCGACGGTCTGATCGTTCTGCGGCGGCTCTTCGCGCGCGGCGAGCGGTCGCGGCGGGTGATCGAAGGAGTGATCCTGGCGACCTACGGTGCCGCGCAGTTCCTACTGGCCGATCCGGGCGCACATATCCGGGATCGGACCGGTGCCGCTGGGCACGAACGGATTTCCGCTGGTCGCTCCCGGAGCCGGCCCGATACGATCCACCCATGA
- a CDS encoding TrmH family RNA methyltransferase, producing MQDTESAAGQESTDPDPDSEQGLGPTEWGENPNGVGPWTAEHDGPPPEDDRFDPVLLAEGDRRNVVDAYRYWTREAIVADIDRRRRHPFHVAIENFGHDANIGTVVRTANAFAAGAVHIVGRRRWNRRGAMVTDRYQHITHHSDIEALLEFARSEDLSVVAVDNVPGSVPLETVRLPRRCLLLFGQEGPGVTESARDAAVLTVSIAQFGSTRSINAGVAAGIAMHTWIRQHADLTTAW from the coding sequence ATCCAGGACACGGAGTCGGCAGCGGGACAGGAATCGACCGATCCCGATCCGGACTCTGAGCAGGGGCTCGGCCCGACCGAATGGGGAGAGAACCCGAACGGCGTCGGCCCCTGGACGGCCGAGCACGACGGACCGCCGCCGGAAGACGACCGATTCGATCCGGTACTACTCGCCGAAGGCGACCGCCGCAATGTCGTCGACGCCTACCGCTACTGGACCAGGGAAGCGATCGTGGCCGATATCGACCGCCGCCGCCGCCACCCGTTTCATGTCGCCATCGAGAACTTCGGGCACGACGCGAATATCGGCACCGTGGTGCGCACCGCGAACGCGTTCGCGGCCGGCGCGGTGCATATCGTCGGCCGCCGCCGCTGGAACCGACGCGGCGCCATGGTCACCGACCGCTACCAGCACATCACCCATCATTCCGATATCGAGGCACTACTGGAATTCGCCCGATCCGAGGACCTGAGCGTGGTCGCGGTGGACAACGTCCCGGGCTCGGTACCGCTGGAAACCGTTCGATTGCCGCGACGTTGCCTGCTGCTGTTCGGACAGGAGGGGCCGGGTGTCACCGAAAGCGCCCGCGACGCCGCGGTACTCACGGTCTCCATCGCGCAGTTCGGTTCCACTCGCAGTATCAACGCGGGAGTGGCAGCCGGTATCGCCATGCACACCTGGATCCGTCAGCACGCGGACCTCACCACCGCCTGGTGA
- the pyrE gene encoding orotate phosphoribosyltransferase translates to MIDQATTDRDALAGLVRDLAVVHGKVTLSSGNEADYYVDLRRATLHHRAGPLIGKLLRELVADWEFDAVGGLTMGADPVALAVMHAPGRPIDAFVVRKAAKTHGMQRQIEGPDVVGRRVLVVEDTTTTGNSPLTAVRALRDAGATVVGVATVVDRETGADRVIADEGLEYRSILSLEDLELS, encoded by the coding sequence ATGATCGACCAGGCAACGACCGACCGGGACGCTTTGGCCGGGCTGGTGCGCGATTTAGCTGTCGTGCACGGCAAGGTGACGCTGTCCTCGGGCAACGAGGCCGACTACTACGTCGACCTACGCCGGGCGACCCTGCACCACCGGGCCGGTCCGCTGATCGGCAAACTGCTGCGCGAACTCGTCGCCGACTGGGAATTCGACGCCGTCGGCGGACTCACCATGGGCGCCGACCCGGTAGCCCTGGCTGTTATGCACGCCCCGGGCCGGCCGATCGATGCGTTCGTGGTCCGCAAGGCGGCGAAAACCCACGGGATGCAACGGCAGATCGAGGGCCCCGATGTGGTCGGCAGACGCGTATTGGTGGTCGAGGACACCACGACCACCGGTAATTCCCCGTTGACCGCGGTTCGCGCGCTGCGCGACGCCGGCGCGACAGTGGTCGGAGTGGCCACGGTGGTGGACCGGGAAACCGGCGCCGACCGGGTGATCGCCGATGAAGGTCTCGAATATCGCTCCATTCTGAGCCTCGAGGACCTCGAGCTGAGCTGA
- the fbaA gene encoding class II fructose-bisphosphate aldolase translates to MPIATPEVYAEMLGQAKANSFAFPAINCTSSETINAAIEGFAEAGSDGIIQFSTGGAEFGSGQGVKDMVTGSVALAEFAHVVAAKYDVTIALHTDHCPKDKLDGFVRPLLAISQERVDAGQNPLFQSHMWDGSAVPIDENLSIAQELLSAAAAARIILEVEIGVVGGEEDGVEAEINEKLYTSPADFEKTIDALGSGEKGKYLLAATFGNVHGVYKPGNVVLKPEVLAEGQRVAAAKLGLANDAQPFDFVFHGGSGSLKSEIDDSLRYGVVKMNVDTDTQYAFTRPIAAHMFSNYDGVLKIDGEVGNKKTYDPRSYLKKAELSMAQRVVQACDDLRSAGRSISA, encoded by the coding sequence GTGCCGATCGCGACTCCGGAGGTCTACGCCGAGATGCTCGGTCAGGCCAAGGCGAACTCTTTCGCCTTCCCGGCCATCAACTGCACATCATCGGAGACGATTAACGCGGCGATCGAGGGTTTCGCCGAGGCGGGCAGTGACGGGATCATCCAGTTCTCCACCGGTGGCGCGGAATTCGGTTCCGGCCAGGGTGTGAAGGATATGGTCACCGGTTCGGTCGCGCTGGCCGAATTCGCCCATGTGGTGGCCGCGAAGTACGACGTCACCATCGCGCTGCACACCGACCACTGCCCCAAGGACAAGCTCGACGGGTTCGTCCGGCCGCTGCTGGCCATCTCGCAGGAGCGTGTGGACGCGGGACAGAATCCGCTGTTCCAGTCGCATATGTGGGACGGTTCGGCGGTTCCGATCGACGAGAATCTCTCGATCGCGCAGGAACTGCTCTCCGCCGCCGCGGCGGCCAGGATCATCCTCGAGGTCGAAATCGGCGTGGTCGGTGGTGAAGAGGACGGTGTCGAGGCCGAGATCAACGAGAAGCTCTACACCTCGCCCGCCGATTTCGAGAAGACCATCGACGCGCTCGGTTCCGGTGAGAAGGGCAAGTACCTGCTCGCCGCCACCTTCGGCAATGTGCACGGTGTGTACAAGCCGGGCAATGTGGTCCTCAAGCCCGAGGTACTGGCCGAGGGGCAGCGGGTCGCCGCCGCCAAACTGGGCCTGGCCAACGACGCGCAGCCGTTCGATTTCGTATTCCACGGCGGTTCCGGCTCGCTGAAATCGGAGATCGACGATTCGCTGCGCTACGGCGTGGTGAAGATGAACGTCGACACCGATACCCAGTACGCCTTCACCCGGCCCATCGCCGCTCATATGTTCAGCAATTACGACGGGGTGCTGAAGATCGACGGCGAGGTCGGCAACAAGAAGACCTACGATCCGCGCAGCTACCTGAAGAAGGCCGAGCTGTCGATGGCCCAGCGGGTGGTGCAGGCGTGCGACGACCTGCGCTCCGCGGGCCGCTCCATCAGTGCCTGA